In Bythopirellula goksoeyrii, a single window of DNA contains:
- a CDS encoding efflux RND transporter periplasmic adaptor subunit produces the protein MATSSGTMRQSGGLLVRAVLPCTILLAGWIGYSKLAEQVEEKPTPAAEERTLRTKVEKLEVIDYPVVIKTHGVVQAHNRVTLAAEIAGAVTKVSPSFEAGAYFSKGEVLLEIDEQNYKTALAIAESRLLAAKSALKLANLNEERKLRLIKSNAVSQAEVEVASATREQAEADADLAATEVERAKLDLKRTKVLAPFDGRVQTKSIGLGQMTSPNSPLGEIFAVDFAEVRLPISARQREYLELPEFADDAPVEVVLQDAINEDSDASWRARIVRTEGVLDENSRELFAIARIDDPFGRNSDNPPLRIGQPVVASIEGVVLRDVIALPRAAVRQLDKIVLVDSSEKTLLPLSIDSIWSDAEHVIVSSSEIPTGKWLATTAMVFTPEGAKVDIIPDASPPESLAKCTSANDSESAAN, from the coding sequence ATGGCGACATCCAGCGGAACAATGCGGCAATCTGGCGGTCTGCTCGTGCGCGCGGTATTGCCTTGCACAATTCTTCTTGCTGGCTGGATTGGATACTCGAAACTCGCTGAGCAAGTCGAAGAAAAACCAACCCCAGCAGCAGAGGAGCGAACTCTCCGTACCAAAGTAGAGAAACTCGAGGTGATCGACTATCCGGTCGTCATCAAGACCCACGGCGTCGTGCAGGCGCACAATCGGGTCACCTTAGCTGCAGAAATCGCTGGTGCAGTGACGAAGGTGAGCCCGTCGTTCGAGGCGGGAGCTTATTTCTCCAAAGGAGAAGTCCTGCTTGAAATTGACGAACAAAACTACAAGACCGCGCTTGCTATTGCCGAGTCGCGTCTGTTGGCTGCCAAGTCGGCGTTGAAGTTAGCCAACTTGAATGAAGAGCGCAAACTTCGACTCATCAAATCGAATGCCGTCTCTCAAGCGGAAGTTGAGGTCGCGTCGGCTACGCGAGAACAAGCCGAGGCAGATGCCGATCTGGCTGCAACAGAAGTTGAACGAGCGAAGCTCGATCTCAAGCGAACCAAGGTGTTGGCACCGTTTGACGGTCGTGTGCAAACGAAGTCCATCGGTTTGGGACAAATGACGAGCCCCAACTCACCTTTGGGTGAAATCTTTGCGGTAGACTTTGCCGAAGTTCGGCTGCCTATTTCTGCTCGGCAGCGAGAGTATCTTGAACTACCCGAGTTTGCCGACGATGCGCCAGTCGAAGTGGTGTTGCAGGATGCCATTAACGAAGATTCAGACGCTTCCTGGCGAGCAAGGATCGTCCGCACTGAGGGAGTTCTCGACGAAAACTCGCGTGAGCTGTTTGCTATTGCTCGTATCGATGATCCCTTCGGAAGGAATTCAGACAATCCGCCATTGCGTATTGGGCAACCCGTTGTCGCTTCGATCGAAGGTGTCGTCTTGAGAGACGTGATTGCCTTGCCGCGGGCGGCGGTTCGCCAGTTGGACAAGATCGTCCTGGTGGATAGCTCCGAGAAAACACTGTTACCGCTCTCCATCGATTCGATTTGGTCGGATGCAGAACATGTGATCGTCTCTAGTTCTGAGATACCCACAGGAAAATGGTTGGCAACGACTGCCATGGTCTTCACACCCGAGGGTGCGAAGGTCGACATCATTCCGGACGCCTCTCCGCCCGAGTCGCTTGCCAAATGTACTTCGGCGAACGATTCGGAAAGCGCCGCTAATTAG
- a CDS encoding UDP-glucose dehydrogenase family protein, translating into MEIAVVGTGYVGLVSGACFADSGNHVTCVDIDAAKVEALSRGEVPIYEPGLEEMVKHNLLVRRLQFTTDLIAAIKPAEVVYLAVGTPQGDDGAADLSALWKVVTEIAPHLREDAVLVTKSTVPVGTNARIYSMLKELTRRECEVASNPEFLKEGAAIDDFVKPDRVVVGVRSERAADILRQLYEPFLRTENPFLVMTPESAEMTKYVANALLATKISFINEMANLCERMGGDINDVRRGIGHDSRIGFAFLFPGVGYGGSCFPKDVRALSAMAEDLGVEPRILRAVDAVNTSQKQVMIEKVDQHFGGKLAGKTIAIWGLAFKPRTDDIREAPALVLIDHLLESGAKVQVHDPEAMENVKKVYCDKVTFCDLEMQALAQADALCIMTEWNDYKRPNWDEMASLLRSPVVFDGRNLYEPERMQSRGFTYYSVGRPKV; encoded by the coding sequence ATGGAAATTGCGGTTGTAGGCACGGGCTATGTCGGTCTCGTTTCAGGGGCTTGCTTTGCTGACAGTGGAAATCACGTGACGTGCGTCGATATTGATGCTGCCAAGGTGGAAGCCCTCAGTCGGGGAGAAGTTCCTATCTACGAGCCTGGACTGGAGGAGATGGTCAAACACAACCTGTTGGTTCGGAGGTTGCAGTTCACGACCGATCTGATCGCAGCAATTAAGCCCGCGGAGGTTGTGTATCTGGCGGTGGGCACTCCCCAGGGTGACGATGGTGCAGCAGATCTGTCGGCCTTGTGGAAAGTGGTGACGGAAATTGCTCCACATCTTCGCGAGGATGCTGTGCTGGTGACTAAGAGCACCGTTCCTGTGGGAACCAATGCGCGTATCTATAGCATGCTCAAAGAACTTACGAGGCGAGAGTGCGAAGTCGCCAGCAATCCGGAGTTTCTCAAAGAGGGTGCGGCGATTGACGACTTTGTGAAACCGGATCGCGTGGTGGTTGGGGTGCGAAGCGAACGGGCAGCCGACATATTGCGGCAATTGTACGAACCATTCTTGCGAACCGAGAATCCCTTTTTGGTGATGACTCCCGAGAGTGCAGAGATGACCAAATATGTGGCCAACGCCCTGCTGGCTACCAAGATTAGCTTCATCAACGAGATGGCCAATCTGTGTGAACGGATGGGGGGAGATATTAATGACGTCCGACGCGGCATCGGTCACGATAGCCGCATTGGGTTTGCGTTTCTCTTTCCAGGTGTTGGCTACGGCGGAAGTTGCTTTCCCAAGGACGTGCGAGCGCTCTCCGCGATGGCTGAGGACTTGGGAGTGGAACCGCGGATTCTTCGCGCCGTCGATGCTGTTAACACCTCTCAGAAGCAGGTCATGATTGAGAAAGTCGATCAACACTTCGGCGGGAAACTCGCAGGCAAGACGATAGCCATCTGGGGACTCGCCTTCAAGCCGCGAACCGATGACATTCGCGAAGCACCGGCACTTGTGTTGATCGATCATCTTCTCGAGTCAGGTGCCAAGGTACAGGTGCATGACCCTGAGGCGATGGAGAATGTGAAGAAAGTGTACTGCGACAAAGTGACCTTTTGTGACTTGGAGATGCAGGCACTCGCCCAGGCCGATGCACTCTGCATCATGACCGAGTGGAATGACTACAAACGGCCCAATTGGGATGAGATGGCTAGTTTGCTGCGTTCGCCGGTAGTTTTCGATGGCCGGAATCTCTACGAACCAGAACGCATGCAGTCGCGGGGATTCACGTATTACAGCGTCGGTCGCCCCAAGGTGTAG
- a CDS encoding GH25 family lysozyme, with protein sequence MIRLRIYNFIDTACLAIVLVQLSLSSSLVSAQQRSLGLDISAWQGNISSTTWSNFLNVENREFVFLRSSRGGTTGFYNQSNPSNTNPPGQNTLSQRYDDPYFVQNITRATNAGLLAGAYHFGRLDIVASTPYAGGIANTGTDEANHFLQMAGAWMRPGYLLPVFDLESGETQRSDAELTQFSIDFSDRIYDVMGIRPAIYTNGNYASQVQSSIVNAYPDLWIARWPNQGSPNSIPVQTANPNDSLSWLYGPWDNFGDPQPWKFWQYASTGRLNSFNNGGSNLDFNVAQGGTEFLKDQLVPALWTNDSDGQWTTLANWNSGQTPVAPEQGPGQVSRVGPLTLPAVRLPGVDDTVVLDRPGANINVTLSAGIQNIRKLYVREQLSVTGGVLNVIYVPTSDSTPISAQFSAPVSLTGSARLRVHTLQVDAFQSLTIDGATLTFDTINLMPHSSESAKILMAGDLNFTLLGSGTATIANGTGTGNSGHVDLGGANRVFNIADGAASIDLAIDVPVINGSLTKSGPGTLALYGNNSFTGDAVVEDGVLSLSQAMLPDDSDVSLATGGILDLDFSGTPDVIGKFSIDGSSLAVGIWGAVGSGAQFTTPSITGAGMLQVTSTNIPGDFDGDNDVDGDDLTTWQTAYGNGAGADADQDGDSDGQDFLVWQRNYTGSNPLTTATAVPEPGSITLLLVALITVVMARGTGTLACI encoded by the coding sequence TTGATTCGCCTTCGTATTTACAACTTCATCGACACTGCTTGCTTAGCAATCGTATTGGTCCAGCTATCGCTATCGAGCTCACTGGTGAGCGCACAGCAGCGCTCGCTGGGCCTGGATATTTCTGCCTGGCAGGGGAACATTTCTTCGACGACTTGGAGCAACTTCTTGAACGTGGAGAACCGAGAGTTCGTCTTCCTGCGTTCCAGTCGGGGAGGGACCACGGGATTCTACAACCAGAGTAATCCCAGCAACACAAATCCTCCCGGCCAGAACACACTTTCCCAGCGTTACGACGATCCCTACTTTGTACAGAACATCACGCGCGCCACGAATGCAGGTTTGCTTGCAGGTGCCTATCATTTTGGGCGGTTGGATATCGTGGCAAGCACGCCGTACGCTGGCGGAATAGCCAACACGGGCACCGACGAGGCCAATCATTTCCTCCAGATGGCAGGTGCCTGGATGCGGCCAGGCTATTTGTTGCCCGTCTTTGACCTGGAGTCTGGAGAAACGCAACGGTCCGATGCGGAACTCACCCAGTTTTCAATCGATTTCTCCGATCGCATTTACGATGTGATGGGTATCCGTCCCGCCATCTATACCAATGGAAATTATGCTAGCCAAGTGCAGTCCTCGATTGTGAATGCTTATCCCGACCTCTGGATTGCCCGGTGGCCAAATCAGGGCAGTCCGAATTCTATCCCGGTACAGACCGCCAACCCTAATGATTCTCTGTCTTGGCTCTACGGTCCTTGGGATAACTTTGGCGATCCGCAACCTTGGAAATTCTGGCAGTATGCCAGCACCGGTCGGCTCAACAGCTTCAACAATGGTGGGAGCAATCTTGACTTCAATGTGGCTCAGGGGGGGACCGAATTTCTGAAAGACCAGCTCGTCCCCGCCCTCTGGACAAACGACTCCGATGGCCAATGGACAACGCTCGCCAACTGGAATAGTGGCCAGACTCCTGTCGCTCCGGAACAGGGTCCAGGGCAAGTCTCCCGGGTTGGGCCCTTGACGCTTCCCGCAGTCCGTTTACCAGGGGTCGACGACACGGTTGTCCTCGATCGTCCCGGTGCCAACATCAATGTCACTTTGAGTGCTGGAATTCAAAACATTCGCAAGCTGTATGTTCGGGAACAACTGAGTGTGACAGGAGGTGTTCTGAATGTCATCTATGTTCCGACATCTGATTCCACTCCAATCTCTGCCCAGTTTTCTGCCCCGGTATCACTGACTGGTTCCGCCAGACTCCGTGTCCACACGCTCCAGGTCGACGCATTTCAAAGCCTCACCATTGATGGGGCCACACTTACGTTCGACACGATCAATCTTATGCCGCATAGCTCCGAATCGGCGAAAATCCTGATGGCAGGGGATCTCAATTTCACACTCCTTGGCAGCGGCACTGCCACCATTGCCAATGGCACAGGAACCGGCAACTCGGGCCACGTCGACCTCGGGGGAGCGAATCGAGTCTTCAATATCGCGGATGGAGCTGCCAGCATCGACTTGGCAATTGATGTTCCGGTAATCAATGGTTCGCTGACAAAATCAGGCCCTGGAACGCTCGCCCTCTATGGCAATAATAGTTTTACCGGCGATGCTGTGGTCGAAGACGGCGTGTTGAGCCTAAGCCAAGCGATGCTTCCCGACGATTCCGATGTCTCCCTCGCAACGGGTGGAATTCTTGATCTCGATTTCTCTGGAACCCCGGATGTGATCGGCAAATTCTCGATCGACGGTTCTTCGCTGGCCGTTGGCATCTGGGGAGCCGTCGGCTCAGGAGCCCAATTCACCACCCCCTCCATCACCGGTGCCGGAATGCTGCAAGTGACGAGTACCAACATTCCTGGCGACTTCGATGGCGACAATGACGTTGATGGCGATGATCTTACGACTTGGCAGACTGCCTACGGAAACGGAGCGGGAGCCGACGCAGACCAAGATGGCGACAGCGATGGCCAGGACTTTCTCGTCTGGCAACGCAACTACACGGGATCCAATCCACTAACCACTGCCACGGCAGTCCCGGAGCCAGGATCCATCACCTTACTCCTAGTTGCTTTGATAACTGTTGTGATGGCGAGGGGAACCGGCACTTTGGCTTGCATCTGA
- a CDS encoding efflux transporter outer membrane subunit produces the protein MQNDKVNLTSKSNSPGRPGINWSVACIVLLLAGCTSTRDWIANGFKVGPEYCTPNANISRDWIDADDKRVLHDPVDHAAWWATFNDPVLNQLVAEAYRQNLTLREAGARIMEARALRAIAIGTVFPQQQDVSGRYSHNLSNGTGFDRHFSVWNGQFNLAWEIDFWGRFRRAVEAADANLEASVFDYGDVVVTLVADVAATYVEIRTLQARLELTKRNVEIQRDTYELTETRFREGATSEIDVQQVKSSLAQTEGFVPQLEVAIRQAQNQLCVLLGMPPEDIAERLGEGKIPEVEKDIALGIPAELLIRRPDVRRAERELAAQSALIGIAESDLYPHINITGNVGVTANQFNELFENGSSFGSVGPSFRWNVLNYGRILGNVRVQEARFRQLLSRYRQSVLVANLEAENAIIDFLKSQEQLKWQLEAAEAADKTNDLITLQLDEGEADFNRVFNVQNFKTQQESAAAVAKGDVAQSMIAIYRALGGGWPSPFLGEAILEFQPDIEPDDMVEPEPLLELLPPPDDLPELPQALAPQQ, from the coding sequence ATGCAAAACGACAAAGTCAATTTAACGTCAAAAAGCAACTCCCCTGGACGTCCCGGCATCAATTGGTCGGTTGCGTGTATAGTGTTGTTGCTCGCTGGCTGCACCAGCACCCGAGACTGGATTGCCAACGGCTTCAAGGTGGGACCAGAATATTGCACCCCGAACGCGAATATTTCCCGAGATTGGATCGACGCCGACGACAAACGCGTCTTACATGATCCTGTAGATCACGCGGCGTGGTGGGCCACGTTTAACGATCCCGTCTTGAATCAATTGGTGGCTGAAGCCTATCGGCAAAATCTGACTCTCAGGGAAGCGGGAGCACGGATCATGGAGGCACGTGCCCTGCGAGCCATTGCCATCGGGACCGTCTTTCCACAACAACAGGACGTTTCGGGGCGCTATTCTCACAATCTGTCAAACGGCACCGGCTTCGACCGCCACTTCAGTGTTTGGAATGGACAATTCAATCTGGCCTGGGAAATTGATTTCTGGGGCCGATTCCGTCGCGCTGTCGAAGCGGCTGACGCGAATCTCGAAGCGAGCGTCTTTGATTATGGCGACGTCGTCGTAACATTGGTCGCCGACGTCGCTGCTACCTATGTTGAAATTCGCACCCTGCAAGCCCGTTTGGAACTTACGAAACGAAACGTCGAAATCCAGCGCGATACCTACGAACTCACCGAGACCCGTTTCCGAGAAGGTGCGACCAGTGAGATCGACGTGCAGCAGGTCAAGTCAAGCTTGGCCCAAACCGAAGGTTTCGTGCCCCAGCTAGAAGTCGCCATTCGGCAGGCCCAGAACCAGCTTTGTGTCTTGCTAGGCATGCCACCAGAAGATATCGCAGAACGGCTTGGTGAAGGGAAGATACCCGAAGTAGAAAAAGACATTGCACTCGGCATTCCCGCCGAGTTATTGATCCGCAGGCCAGACGTCCGCCGTGCCGAACGAGAGTTAGCGGCCCAAAGTGCGCTCATTGGCATCGCCGAGTCGGACCTCTATCCCCACATCAATATCACTGGCAACGTGGGCGTAACCGCAAACCAATTCAATGAACTGTTTGAAAACGGTTCGTCGTTCGGCTCCGTTGGACCTTCCTTCCGCTGGAACGTCCTCAACTATGGTCGCATCTTAGGAAACGTCCGCGTCCAAGAGGCCCGCTTCCGCCAGTTGCTCTCCCGCTATAGGCAATCGGTGCTGGTGGCAAATCTCGAAGCTGAAAACGCCATCATCGATTTTCTCAAATCACAAGAGCAGCTCAAGTGGCAACTCGAAGCCGCCGAGGCCGCCGACAAGACGAACGACTTGATCACCCTTCAGCTTGATGAAGGCGAGGCAGACTTCAACCGAGTTTTTAATGTTCAGAATTTCAAAACGCAGCAGGAAAGCGCTGCTGCCGTGGCCAAGGGCGATGTCGCCCAAAGCATGATCGCCATCTACCGTGCCCTCGGCGGCGGTTGGCCTTCACCCTTCCTGGGCGAGGCAATTCTCGAGTTCCAACCAGACATCGAGCCAGACGACATGGTTGAACCCGAACCTCTACTGGAATTGCTGCCACCCCCCGACGACCTACCAGAACTTCCCCAAGCACTCGCGCCTCAGCAGTGA
- a CDS encoding VOC family protein, with product MLPQLSMKLVDDFEKGQLSRRELAAQLIGLGAAMAVVDNAAAQTASSAETESATIQAKGLDHIALNVTDVPRSRDFYAQHLGLEARRQGENNCFMAPADSDFILALFQSEQPGMNHYCYGIDDYDAEEVVEKLIAARLALRRGGNRVYFPDPDGITVQLAAREN from the coding sequence ATGCTGCCACAACTATCGATGAAACTCGTCGACGATTTCGAAAAAGGCCAACTCTCGCGTCGTGAACTCGCGGCCCAGTTGATCGGACTAGGGGCTGCCATGGCGGTGGTAGATAACGCGGCTGCGCAGACCGCTTCAAGCGCCGAGACCGAATCAGCAACCATCCAAGCCAAAGGCCTGGACCATATTGCGCTCAACGTGACTGACGTACCTCGGTCTCGCGATTTCTATGCCCAGCATCTGGGCCTCGAAGCACGCAGGCAAGGTGAAAACAATTGCTTCATGGCTCCCGCTGACAGCGATTTCATTCTGGCACTCTTTCAGTCGGAGCAACCAGGCATGAATCATTATTGTTATGGGATCGACGATTACGATGCCGAAGAGGTCGTCGAAAAGCTCATAGCCGCCCGCCTTGCCCTCCGCCGCGGAGGCAACCGCGTCTATTTCCCCGACCCCGACGGAATCACTGTCCAGCTCGCGGCGCGCGAGAACTGA
- a CDS encoding radical SAM protein yields the protein MPTHQLHTLHDRSFEHYRFVYPVLSRRSRGISVGVNLNPDKVCNFDCIYCQVDRTSQSETKFVELDALVGEIREVLELVKSGEIYESSKFRDTPAELRRLNDMAFSGDGEPTTYRNFDTIISTCAELKRELGLDAVKMVLITNASMFHRPHVQRGLAILDANQGEIWAKLDAGTAEYYHKIERTSIPFERILENITAAARVRPLVIQALFMRVAGEGPSQSEVEAFCDRLGEIVAAGGEISLVQVYTVARRPAEDFVGALSDAEVDAIAQMVRERVGLPADAFYGTVETV from the coding sequence ATGCCGACCCACCAACTTCACACACTGCACGATCGGTCTTTTGAGCACTACCGGTTCGTCTACCCCGTACTGAGTCGCCGGTCGCGAGGGATCTCGGTGGGGGTGAATCTGAACCCGGACAAGGTTTGCAATTTTGATTGCATCTATTGCCAGGTAGATCGAACCTCGCAGAGCGAAACCAAATTTGTGGAACTCGATGCCCTCGTGGGCGAGATACGAGAAGTGTTGGAGCTGGTCAAGTCCGGTGAGATCTACGAGTCGAGCAAGTTTCGCGACACACCGGCTGAGCTTCGGCGATTGAACGACATGGCGTTCTCCGGTGATGGCGAGCCGACCACCTATCGCAACTTTGACACTATTATCTCGACTTGTGCCGAACTCAAGCGCGAGTTGGGGCTCGATGCCGTGAAGATGGTGTTGATCACTAACGCAAGCATGTTCCATCGGCCACATGTGCAGCGCGGACTCGCGATTCTCGACGCCAACCAAGGAGAGATTTGGGCCAAGCTCGATGCGGGAACCGCAGAGTATTATCACAAGATCGAACGGACCTCGATTCCGTTTGAGCGGATTCTGGAGAATATCACTGCCGCAGCTCGTGTGAGGCCCCTGGTGATTCAGGCGCTGTTCATGAGGGTGGCTGGAGAAGGGCCGTCACAATCCGAAGTCGAGGCATTTTGCGACCGGTTGGGGGAAATTGTCGCGGCGGGCGGGGAGATTAGCTTGGTACAGGTCTACACGGTGGCCCGCCGACCGGCGGAGGATTTCGTGGGGGCGCTCTCCGATGCGGAAGTGGATGCGATTGCTCAGATGGTACGTGAGCGGGTGGGGTTACCGGCGGATGCGTTCTATGGGACGGTGGAAACTGTCTAA
- a CDS encoding efflux RND transporter permease subunit encodes MIRWFTINGIAANFLMLAILIAGIYTAMFRIPLEVSPERSFEMIMVEMTYRGATAKDVEQAILIPIEEALEGVQGIETLNSQAGRGEARFFLEAEPGTDLRVLMDDVTARIDTITTFPDETERPRISIPDSSNWWEVLSIAVTGQLSPHELREVARRVQEDVLALPGVSRAQVQGDRRYEISVEVDSSQLLSYGLSFQDLADAIRQFSIDLPAGAIDSASGTFIIRTRGQAYSEREFKEVPIRAANGADVLLGEIATITDGFEEGEKTVEFNGKPALFVEVMRTGKESAIDISNKVREYVRTSRTRFPEGIDLFVWDDESIAIRGRLSTLVQSLLQGSVLVMLLLGLFLRPALAFWIVVGIPVGFAGGVMLMPWFGITANVMSLFGFIIVVGIVVDDAIVTGENVFLKLKNGVPPLEAAIEGTHEVATPVTFGALTTMVAFLPLMFFEGTWGDFARQVPPIVAPVLFFSLIESKLILPAHLKHLRAVPRQNVFTRFQTSIANGLEYFIERFYQPTLEFAVRHRASVMAGFIAAGLLMAGYCVSGRMKFIAFPSVDRQRITAQLDMPDDTPLAVTARYMDKIEKAVLQLQVEYTDPGSGESLVEDISMIVGAERIHRDFDKSRGAIAFEVMAPSVRSEPGPKNSELVTRLTELVGPITEASEFRVRADSGMGNDRGFDNENLNIELRGPMSEEKADVARGIRDILDEYEGFSSTWANVNYGQDELELTMKPLAAELGLTQQLLAQQIRQAFFGEEAQRVQRGVDDIRVMVRLPREQRESLDTLDRMRIRTPRGANVPLSTVADIAFTKAPSWVQRKDGAEILRCGAQPIDDTVDVLGIAKEITPQIEALCRPHNLSFQFVGYVAEAEDTRKQTILGSLLLAFTLYGLLAIALKSLGQPFFVMLAVPFAIIGALLGHLILGITPSYLSIFGMLALAGVSVNDTLVMVDYVNQRRGKGSTLFEAALEAGARRFRPIMLTSITTFVGLMPLLMDKSLQAQFLIPMAVSLAFGVMFATTVTLFLIPCALLIADDWRLVLVEFKDWYLRPLRKNSSQPATDG; translated from the coding sequence ATGATTCGCTGGTTCACAATCAATGGCATTGCTGCGAATTTCTTAATGCTCGCGATACTCATCGCTGGCATTTATACGGCCATGTTTCGCATTCCGCTGGAAGTTTCGCCTGAGCGCAGCTTCGAGATGATCATGGTCGAAATGACCTATCGCGGGGCCACTGCCAAAGATGTCGAGCAAGCGATATTGATCCCCATCGAAGAGGCACTTGAAGGGGTTCAGGGAATCGAAACACTCAACAGCCAAGCGGGGCGTGGTGAAGCACGGTTTTTCCTAGAGGCGGAGCCAGGAACCGACTTGCGTGTCTTGATGGACGACGTGACAGCTCGGATCGATACCATCACCACATTCCCTGACGAGACTGAGCGACCTCGCATATCGATCCCCGACTCTTCGAACTGGTGGGAAGTATTGAGTATCGCTGTAACGGGCCAACTTAGTCCCCATGAGTTGCGTGAAGTCGCGCGGCGGGTTCAGGAAGATGTCTTGGCGCTACCCGGGGTCAGTCGTGCCCAAGTCCAAGGAGATCGTCGCTACGAAATCTCCGTCGAGGTAGATTCCAGTCAATTGCTTTCCTATGGATTGAGTTTTCAAGACCTAGCCGATGCCATCCGTCAGTTTTCGATTGATCTCCCCGCCGGCGCAATCGACAGTGCAAGTGGAACTTTTATTATTCGCACGCGAGGCCAGGCGTATTCCGAACGAGAATTCAAGGAAGTTCCGATTCGCGCTGCCAACGGAGCGGACGTGCTGCTGGGCGAGATCGCTACGATAACTGACGGATTTGAAGAAGGGGAAAAAACCGTTGAATTCAACGGGAAGCCCGCATTGTTTGTCGAGGTGATGCGTACTGGGAAAGAAAGTGCGATTGATATCTCCAACAAAGTACGCGAGTATGTCCGCACGTCTCGCACGAGATTTCCCGAAGGGATCGATTTGTTTGTGTGGGACGACGAGTCGATAGCGATCCGAGGCCGGTTGAGTACATTGGTCCAATCGCTGCTTCAGGGAAGTGTGCTTGTGATGCTGCTCTTGGGACTCTTCCTGCGTCCGGCGTTGGCTTTCTGGATCGTTGTGGGCATCCCGGTTGGTTTCGCCGGAGGAGTGATGCTGATGCCATGGTTTGGCATCACGGCAAACGTGATGAGCCTGTTTGGATTCATCATCGTGGTGGGCATTGTGGTTGACGATGCAATTGTTACTGGAGAGAACGTCTTCCTGAAATTAAAAAACGGTGTCCCGCCGCTTGAAGCGGCCATCGAAGGTACCCATGAAGTCGCCACGCCTGTGACGTTTGGTGCCCTGACGACGATGGTGGCATTTCTTCCCCTGATGTTTTTTGAGGGGACCTGGGGGGATTTTGCTCGGCAGGTACCACCGATCGTCGCGCCGGTGCTGTTTTTCTCACTGATCGAATCGAAGTTGATCTTGCCTGCACATTTGAAGCATTTGCGAGCCGTGCCACGACAGAATGTTTTCACTCGCTTCCAAACCTCCATCGCCAATGGTCTGGAATACTTTATTGAACGATTCTATCAGCCGACGCTTGAATTTGCCGTCCGGCATCGCGCTTCAGTAATGGCAGGTTTCATCGCAGCCGGCTTGTTGATGGCGGGCTATTGTGTGAGCGGACGGATGAAATTCATCGCTTTTCCATCGGTGGATCGGCAGCGGATCACTGCTCAACTCGACATGCCGGACGATACCCCGCTGGCAGTTACTGCTAGGTATATGGATAAGATCGAAAAAGCAGTGCTTCAACTTCAGGTCGAATATACTGACCCAGGTAGTGGAGAATCACTGGTGGAAGACATCTCCATGATCGTTGGTGCAGAAAGAATCCATCGAGATTTCGACAAATCGCGTGGCGCGATTGCGTTTGAGGTGATGGCACCTTCGGTTCGAAGTGAGCCTGGGCCAAAGAACAGCGAATTGGTCACCCGGCTGACAGAACTTGTTGGTCCAATTACGGAGGCGTCGGAATTCCGGGTTCGTGCCGATTCTGGGATGGGCAATGATCGCGGATTTGACAACGAAAACCTTAATATTGAGCTGCGCGGCCCCATGTCTGAGGAGAAGGCGGATGTTGCTCGGGGGATCCGAGACATACTCGATGAATATGAGGGATTCAGCTCCACCTGGGCGAACGTCAATTATGGGCAGGATGAGTTAGAACTCACGATGAAGCCCTTGGCTGCTGAGTTGGGCCTGACGCAGCAACTCTTGGCGCAACAGATACGACAAGCCTTCTTTGGAGAAGAAGCACAGCGCGTGCAGCGTGGCGTCGATGACATTCGCGTGATGGTCCGCTTGCCGCGCGAGCAACGTGAGTCGCTCGATACACTTGATCGCATGAGGATTCGCACACCTCGTGGCGCCAATGTGCCGCTCTCCACTGTGGCTGATATCGCTTTTACCAAAGCTCCCTCCTGGGTTCAGCGCAAGGATGGTGCGGAGATACTTCGCTGTGGAGCCCAGCCGATCGACGACACAGTCGACGTGTTAGGGATCGCCAAGGAGATCACTCCTCAGATCGAGGCATTGTGCCGTCCGCACAATCTCTCGTTCCAATTTGTGGGCTATGTGGCTGAGGCGGAGGACACTCGGAAGCAAACCATTCTCGGCTCGCTGCTACTTGCCTTTACCCTTTACGGCCTACTGGCCATCGCGCTGAAGTCACTGGGACAACCGTTTTTTGTCATGCTGGCTGTTCCATTTGCAATTATTGGTGCGCTGCTGGGACACCTAATTTTGGGCATTACTCCCTCCTATTTGTCGATCTTCGGTATGCTGGCCCTGGCTGGTGTCTCAGTGAACGATACCTTGGTGATGGTCGACTATGTGAATCAGCGCCGCGGTAAAGGCTCCACACTCTTCGAAGCGGCGCTAGAGGCGGGGGCACGGCGATTTCGTCCGATCATGCTCACTTCGATAACAACCTTTGTGGGGCTGATGCCACTGCTGATGGACAAATCGCTGCAAGCCCAATTCTTGATTCCTATGGCAGTGTCCCTGGCGTTCGGCGTCATGTTTGCCACGACTGTGACGTTGTTTCTCATTCCCTGCGCTCTGCTCATTGCAGATGACTGGAGGCTTGTGTTGGTTGAGTTTAAAGACTGGTACCTCCGACCGCTGCGAAAGAACTCGAGTCAGCCTGCTACTGATGGGTAG